One segment of Methylotenera versatilis 79 DNA contains the following:
- a CDS encoding glycosyltransferase family 4 protein yields MRVAYILNQYPKVSHTFIRREILALERLGIEVQRISMRGWDESQIDSDDISEQAKTQYVLKEGVFPLLFSALKILLTKPIAFITASKLAIKMSIKADRALIYHLIYLFEACQAFNWSQQFKATHIHAHFGTNPSEVAMLMSVLSNVPYSFTVHGPEEFDRPKFLKIDEKINRAKFVVAISSFGKSQLQRWVDFSQWQKIKIVHCGLESSFYKIDAVTFPIKPKFVCVGRLCEQKGQLILVEAAKKLADANVDFELVLAGDGEMRQQIKALIAQYALQNRITITGWISSEAVRQYILDSQVLVLPSFAEGLPVVIMEAMSLKRPVISTYIAGIPELIKHAENGWLCVAGDVDDLTQTMQHALSTPLEKLQKMGEAAYTSVIARHDIDIEAAKLANHFRQ; encoded by the coding sequence ATGCGTGTTGCTTATATCCTTAATCAATATCCTAAAGTTAGTCATACTTTTATCCGTCGTGAAATTTTAGCATTAGAGCGCTTAGGTATTGAAGTGCAGCGTATTTCAATGCGCGGTTGGGATGAAAGTCAAATTGATAGCGATGATATCAGTGAGCAAGCTAAGACTCAGTATGTTTTAAAAGAGGGCGTATTTCCTCTGTTATTTTCTGCTTTAAAAATACTGTTAACTAAGCCGATAGCTTTTATTACAGCCTCAAAACTAGCCATTAAGATGAGCATTAAAGCAGATAGAGCTTTAATTTATCATTTGATTTATTTGTTTGAAGCTTGCCAAGCTTTTAATTGGTCCCAACAATTTAAAGCAACGCATATTCACGCACATTTCGGTACTAATCCTAGTGAAGTTGCTATGTTAATGAGTGTGCTTAGTAACGTGCCCTATAGTTTTACGGTGCATGGGCCAGAAGAGTTCGATCGGCCGAAATTTTTAAAAATTGACGAAAAAATTAATCGAGCAAAATTTGTAGTGGCAATTTCATCGTTTGGTAAAAGTCAGTTACAGCGTTGGGTTGATTTTTCACAATGGCAAAAAATAAAAATCGTGCATTGTGGTTTGGAGTCAAGCTTTTATAAGATTGACGCAGTCACGTTTCCTATTAAGCCAAAATTTGTTTGTGTTGGACGTTTATGTGAGCAAAAAGGCCAGCTTATATTGGTAGAGGCCGCAAAAAAATTAGCGGATGCCAATGTGGATTTTGAGCTGGTTTTAGCAGGTGATGGCGAAATGCGGCAACAGATTAAAGCATTAATTGCACAATATGCATTGCAAAATCGCATAACAATCACTGGCTGGATCAGTAGCGAGGCCGTTAGACAGTATATATTGGATTCGCAAGTGTTAGTGTTGCCAAGTTTTGCAGAGGGCTTGCCCGTTGTTATTATGGAAGCGATGTCGCTTAAACGACCTGTTATTTCAACTTATATTGCTGGCATTCCTGAATTAATTAAACATGCTGAAAATGGCTGGTTGTGTGTTGCAGGAGATGTTGATGATTTAACTCAAACCATGCAGCATGCTTTATCGACACCACTAGAAAAGTTGCAGAAAATGGGTGAAGCTGCTTACACTAGCGTTATTGCTCGGCATGATATTGATATTGAAGCCGCAAAACTAGCAAATCATTTTAGGCAATAA
- a CDS encoding glycosyltransferase family 2 protein produces MVISVILISYNTAEMSVEALNALFASQGEFTLEVFVVDNASKDDSVARIKKAFPQVTLIENIVNVGFGRANNQVLDLATGEYILLLNTDAFVQPDTIAKTIQYAESQPRCGVLGVRLVGRDGEQQPSCRYFPTPFNLFAFRLGLTRWFSKLQMVDDVDWNPSITESCDWVPGCYYLIRKEVINQVGLFDPIYFLYSEEVDHCFAVKKAGWDVIYFADASVVHIGGESAKSDGKVTTSGKQLSVLQAESELLYFRKNHGFLSAVLNIMLVLLADFIQLIKDLIRLKLHKNSPFFVGSKLTLISAFKTRIGSIPVR; encoded by the coding sequence TTGGTCATTTCAGTCATATTAATCAGTTATAACACCGCAGAAATGAGTGTTGAAGCACTTAACGCTTTATTTGCATCTCAAGGCGAATTCACCTTAGAAGTATTTGTAGTTGATAACGCCTCTAAAGACGATTCTGTGGCCAGGATAAAAAAAGCCTTTCCTCAAGTTACCTTGATTGAGAATATTGTCAATGTGGGCTTTGGTCGTGCTAATAATCAAGTATTAGATTTAGCCACCGGTGAGTATATTCTTTTGTTGAATACAGACGCATTTGTACAGCCTGACACCATCGCAAAAACTATTCAATATGCAGAATCACAGCCTAGATGCGGCGTGTTGGGTGTTCGACTAGTCGGACGTGATGGTGAGCAACAGCCTTCTTGTCGTTATTTCCCCACACCTTTTAATTTATTTGCGTTCCGATTGGGTTTGACGCGTTGGTTTTCAAAACTACAGATGGTTGACGATGTAGATTGGAATCCTTCAATTACTGAAAGCTGTGATTGGGTGCCAGGTTGCTATTACTTGATTCGCAAGGAAGTGATTAATCAGGTGGGACTTTTTGATCCAATATATTTTTTATATAGCGAGGAAGTTGACCATTGTTTTGCAGTAAAAAAAGCGGGCTGGGATGTTATTTATTTCGCTGATGCTTCTGTTGTACATATTGGTGGGGAAAGTGCCAAGTCTGATGGGAAAGTGACAACAAGTGGCAAGCAATTAAGTGTGCTTCAAGCAGAAAGTGAATTACTTTACTTTAGAAAAAATCACGGATTTTTAAGCGCTGTTTTAAATATAATGTTAGTTTTATTAGCAGATTTCATTCAGCTTATAAAAGACTTAATCAGATTGAAACTACATAAAAATAGTCCTTTTTTTGTTGGTAGCAAACTTACATTAATCAGTGCATTTAAAACGCGTATAGGTAGTATCCCTGTCAGATAA
- a CDS encoding TIGR03790 family protein has product MLIKKQIKRLFYLVANKFGALSEIRFLVILGLLFSVNVSAGEPSTSTSTFTANNVAVIVNVNDANSIAIGDYYINARNIPKKNLITVDIPTGVAALSEVQFKSLREKIFSNIGDDIEVIVLAWTRPYAVNCNAITAAITLGYQAKQCEDSCAVGIDNPYFNSHTHNPKKDFNMRLSILLPTDSIEVAKNMIDKGVLSSFKLNESTAYFLKTKDEARSKPREAFFPKDLTKVESKKLWIRTISADSIRDKKDVMFYFTGAVSVPYLETLNFMPGAVADHLTSGGGVLVDGGQMSSLKWLEAGATGTFGSVSEPCNYWQKFPNPAVLLTHYLAGETLIESYWKSIYWPTQGLILGEPLAAPYSAITSGF; this is encoded by the coding sequence ATGTTGATTAAAAAACAGATTAAACGGCTGTTTTATTTAGTTGCTAATAAGTTTGGCGCGCTGTCTGAAATTCGATTTTTGGTGATTTTGGGTCTGTTATTTTCGGTTAATGTATCAGCTGGTGAACCTTCAACTTCAACTTCTACTTTTACGGCAAATAACGTCGCGGTGATTGTGAATGTAAATGATGCTAATAGCATTGCTATTGGCGATTATTATATTAATGCGAGAAATATCCCTAAAAAAAATCTCATCACTGTCGATATACCTACGGGGGTTGCGGCATTAAGCGAAGTGCAGTTTAAATCGCTTCGTGAAAAGATTTTTTCTAATATTGGAGATGATATTGAGGTGATTGTATTGGCTTGGACAAGGCCGTATGCGGTTAATTGTAATGCCATTACTGCTGCGATTACATTGGGATACCAAGCCAAGCAATGTGAAGATAGCTGTGCAGTTGGTATTGATAATCCATACTTTAATAGTCATACACACAATCCAAAAAAAGATTTCAACATGCGTTTATCCATATTGTTGCCGACTGATTCGATTGAAGTTGCAAAAAATATGATTGATAAAGGTGTGTTAAGTAGCTTTAAGCTGAACGAATCAACCGCATACTTTTTAAAAACCAAAGATGAAGCTAGAAGCAAGCCACGGGAAGCATTTTTTCCAAAGGACTTAACGAAAGTAGAGTCTAAAAAGTTGTGGATACGCACAATAAGTGCTGACAGTATCAGAGATAAAAAAGATGTGATGTTTTATTTTACAGGTGCAGTTTCTGTACCTTACTTAGAAACGCTTAATTTTATGCCAGGCGCTGTGGCTGATCATTTAACTTCAGGCGGTGGCGTACTGGTAGATGGTGGACAAATGTCTAGTTTAAAATGGCTGGAGGCTGGCGCTACAGGTACTTTTGGCTCAGTTTCAGAGCCTTGTAATTATTGGCAAAAATTTCCTAATCCAGCTGTATTGCTCACGCATTATTTGGCCGGGGAAACATTAATTGAATCTTATTGGAAAAGTATTTACTGGCCGACCCAGGGTTTGATTTTGGGTGAGCCATTAGCAGCGCCTTATTCCGCAATTACTTCTGGTTTTTAA
- a CDS encoding glycosyltransferase family 2 protein, with protein MIILQTVLLIITVVIAIPVLVLFMQVLASLFWSKRQDSIQATNSHHSIAIIIPAHNESTGIVATIQSILPQLKSQDRLIVVADNCTDDTEKVARDSGAIVVVRENKELRGKSYALDFGLQSLKNNPPQIVIIIDADCTVSENAIPALANACDFYQRPIQALYLMSSLSNSSLKTKIAQFAWVVKNQVRPLGFKVLGLPCQLMGTGMAFLWNDLAHTQLASGHIAEDMKLGIDLCRVNKAPLFFPQVLVSSFFPTAQDAEKSQRARWEHGHLGIILSDAPALFIEAVKTKNLQMLGMAFDLIVPPLAALALICCFLFLTVLTIQQIIPINIVLISASLVLIALVIAVLVAWFFFGRSIISFKQLCYAPIYALIKIPLYLKFFVNRQVEWVRTKRD; from the coding sequence ATGATTATATTACAAACGGTATTGCTGATCATCACTGTAGTTATAGCGATACCCGTCTTGGTGTTGTTCATGCAGGTTTTAGCATCGCTATTTTGGTCAAAGCGTCAAGACTCAATTCAGGCGACAAACAGTCATCATTCGATTGCAATCATCATCCCAGCACATAATGAGTCAACTGGAATTGTGGCAACGATACAATCTATATTGCCACAATTAAAATCTCAAGATCGACTGATTGTGGTGGCAGATAACTGTACGGATGATACAGAAAAAGTGGCGCGCGACTCAGGTGCAATTGTTGTTGTTCGGGAGAACAAAGAATTACGTGGCAAAAGCTATGCACTTGATTTTGGTTTGCAATCTCTTAAAAACAATCCGCCACAAATCGTCATTATTATTGATGCAGATTGCACAGTTTCTGAAAATGCTATTCCTGCGCTGGCGAATGCTTGCGATTTTTATCAAAGACCAATACAGGCACTTTATTTAATGTCTTCGTTGTCTAACTCCAGTCTTAAAACAAAGATTGCTCAGTTCGCTTGGGTTGTTAAAAATCAAGTACGCCCACTTGGTTTTAAAGTTTTAGGCCTGCCATGTCAGTTAATGGGAACAGGAATGGCGTTTTTGTGGAATGATCTCGCGCATACGCAGCTAGCCAGCGGTCATATTGCTGAAGACATGAAGTTGGGCATAGATTTGTGTAGAGTAAATAAGGCACCGTTGTTTTTCCCACAAGTGCTTGTATCGAGTTTTTTTCCGACAGCGCAAGATGCAGAAAAAAGTCAGCGAGCCCGTTGGGAACATGGGCATTTAGGGATTATATTAAGTGATGCGCCAGCATTATTTATTGAAGCCGTCAAAACTAAAAATTTGCAAATGTTAGGAATGGCTTTCGACTTAATTGTGCCGCCATTAGCAGCGCTTGCTTTAATCTGTTGTTTTTTGTTTTTAACTGTTCTGACTATTCAGCAAATAATCCCCATTAACATCGTATTAATCAGTGCCAGTTTGGTTCTCATCGCCTTAGTGATTGCAGTTTTGGTTGCTTGGTTTTTCTTTGGCAGGAGCATCATCAGTTTTAAACAGCTTTGTTATGCGCCTATTTATGCGCTCATTAAAATCCCACTTTATCTTAAATTTTTTGTTAATCGCCAAGTAGAATGGGTTCGCACTAAGCGAGATTGA
- a CDS encoding WecB/TagA/CpsF family glycosyltransferase — MIQSSKKRVRLFGADIDPLNMQETVSLINSWIAQPQNQCHFVVTPNVDHIVKLQTDVGLQKAYKDASLVVTDGRPVVWAADLLGVKLPGTVPGSDLVPALFEHAQANHQSLTVFLLGAMPGVADRAKDIIHATWPMVKVVGTLSPDFGFEKKPVVSKAICEAVNASGADLLLLGLGAPKQELWIAQHSTELSVKVALCIGATIDFIAGEKSRAPVWMQKIGLEWLHRMLSEPRRLAKRYIIDAIIFPKLIFNEWLLRRQLPSDRQANVD, encoded by the coding sequence ATGATTCAATCATCAAAAAAGCGCGTGCGTTTATTTGGGGCAGATATTGATCCACTTAATATGCAAGAAACAGTTAGTTTAATTAACAGCTGGATTGCACAGCCACAAAACCAGTGTCATTTCGTTGTGACACCTAATGTCGATCATATCGTCAAACTGCAAACTGATGTTGGTTTGCAAAAAGCCTATAAAGACGCGTCACTGGTTGTGACGGATGGTAGACCTGTAGTTTGGGCGGCTGATTTGTTAGGCGTGAAATTACCGGGAACTGTGCCAGGTAGTGATTTGGTGCCAGCACTTTTTGAACATGCGCAGGCAAATCATCAATCATTAACGGTTTTTTTATTGGGTGCAATGCCAGGAGTTGCTGACCGCGCTAAGGATATTATTCATGCAACTTGGCCAATGGTAAAAGTGGTTGGTACATTAAGCCCTGATTTTGGTTTTGAGAAAAAACCAGTTGTATCAAAAGCTATCTGTGAAGCCGTAAATGCAAGCGGTGCGGATTTATTGCTACTAGGTTTAGGCGCGCCAAAACAGGAGTTGTGGATTGCTCAACATTCGACAGAACTATCTGTAAAAGTAGCTTTGTGTATTGGTGCCACGATTGATTTTATAGCAGGCGAGAAATCGCGTGCACCAGTTTGGATGCAGAAAATAGGCTTGGAATGGTTGCATCGTATGCTTTCTGAGCCCAGAAGACTGGCTAAGCGTTATATTATAGATGCGATTATATTTCCTAAGTTGATTTTTAATGAGTGGCTTTTGCGTCGACAATTACCTTCTGATCGTCAGGCTAATGTTGATTAA
- a CDS encoding CpsD/CapB family tyrosine-protein kinase translates to MEKIKDALAKAKVENVGNRVNARVAQSEVVTQQTIKGFPNTENELGMIAYLNTPIIKLDSTHLEKNRIVAHTKSDVNSYSFDSLRTQILQKMEENNWRTIAVVSPTPQSGKTLISINLAISIAHQPQKTAILVDFDLRRPKVATYLGIHTEKSMNDYLQDKALLKDIMINPGIDRLVVVPTMKPVSKSAEMLSSRKVTNLIAELRDRYESRIVIFDCPPVLNSDDAMVLLPQVDCILLVIANGMSTQSEIEETLHHLPKNNLLGVVLNKAEMESKAYYY, encoded by the coding sequence ATGGAAAAAATTAAAGACGCACTTGCTAAAGCAAAAGTAGAAAATGTCGGGAATAGAGTAAATGCTCGAGTTGCTCAATCGGAAGTTGTCACGCAACAAACTATTAAAGGCTTTCCGAACACCGAAAATGAACTAGGTATGATTGCCTATTTAAATACGCCGATTATCAAGTTAGATAGCACACATTTAGAAAAGAACAGAATCGTTGCACACACTAAAAGCGATGTAAACAGTTATAGCTTCGATTCTTTAAGAACGCAAATTCTACAAAAAATGGAAGAGAATAATTGGCGAACGATTGCTGTTGTTTCTCCAACACCACAATCCGGCAAAACATTAATTTCGATTAATTTGGCAATTAGCATCGCACATCAGCCACAAAAAACTGCAATTTTGGTAGATTTTGATTTGCGTAGACCCAAAGTAGCAACCTACTTGGGTATACATACAGAAAAATCAATGAACGATTATCTACAAGATAAAGCGCTACTTAAAGATATTATGATTAATCCTGGTATTGATCGCTTGGTTGTGGTTCCAACAATGAAACCAGTTTCAAAATCAGCTGAGATGCTTTCATCAAGAAAAGTGACTAACCTTATAGCCGAGTTAAGGGATCGTTATGAATCAAGAATAGTTATTTTTGATTGCCCGCCTGTACTGAACTCTGATGATGCGATGGTGTTGCTACCACAGGTGGACTGCATATTGTTGGTAATAGCCAATGGCATGTCTACACAATCTGAAATTGAAGAGACCTTACATCACCTGCCAAAAAACAACCTATTAGGCGTCGTCTTAAATAAAGCCGAAATGGAATCAAAAGCTTATTACTACTGA
- a CDS encoding serine O-acetyltransferase, with amino-acid sequence MSWDPSRSLLASIRAYQKYSHSPSFFIFRKIAVFRYRFWSIVTGTDIAINCQLGGGLLMPHPNGVVIHPQAIIGPNCLIFQQVTIGTVEGSKHPFIEGHVDIGAGAKILGGIHIGAHAKIGANAVVLIDVPSGKTAAGIPAKIKN; translated from the coding sequence ATGTCTTGGGATCCATCTAGGTCACTTTTAGCGAGTATTAGAGCTTATCAAAAATATAGTCATAGCCCATCTTTTTTCATATTTAGAAAAATAGCTGTGTTTAGATATCGTTTTTGGAGCATTGTAACTGGGACGGATATTGCAATTAATTGTCAATTGGGAGGAGGGCTGTTGATGCCTCATCCTAACGGCGTTGTGATACATCCACAAGCGATAATTGGCCCTAATTGTCTTATATTTCAACAAGTTACAATTGGAACGGTTGAAGGCTCCAAACACCCATTTATTGAAGGGCATGTTGATATTGGAGCTGGAGCTAAGATTTTGGGGGGTATTCACATAGGCGCACACGCAAAAATCGGTGCTAATGCGGTAGTTTTAATTGATGTTCCTTCTGGAAAAACAGCTGCTGGTATTCCAGCCAAAATTAAAAATTGA
- a CDS encoding glycosyltransferase, with product MQTIQTAVGIVIIGRNEGSRLVRCLDSLSDFAPQMIYVDSASTDHSLAEAKTRGAHVVSLDMSQSFTAARARNTGFDAITALFPEIKFVQFVDGDCIVNSQWIKTAVDFLYSNPEVAVACGRRRELFPQHSIYNQMCDQEWNTPVGEAKACGGDALMRADVMKLVGGYNNHLIAGEEPELCIRIRKAGYRIWRIDAEMTLHDAAITKFGQWWKRAMRTGYAYAEGSHLHGAAPECHWVAESRRAWIWGLLLPFFILSAFTVSYTLGLLLFCIYPLQVLRLTFKNKQLNKSAFVYSFFMIMGKFAEVIGQVKFWSNKFSNKKGKIIEYK from the coding sequence GTGCAAACTATTCAGACAGCAGTTGGTATAGTCATCATAGGCCGCAATGAGGGTTCACGCTTGGTGCGCTGTTTAGACTCATTGTCTGACTTTGCACCACAAATGATTTACGTCGATTCGGCATCAACTGATCATTCATTAGCTGAGGCGAAAACTCGCGGTGCGCATGTGGTTTCATTAGATATGTCACAGTCTTTCACTGCAGCAAGAGCTAGAAATACAGGCTTTGACGCAATTACTGCACTTTTCCCAGAAATAAAATTTGTGCAATTTGTGGATGGTGACTGCATCGTGAATAGTCAATGGATAAAAACAGCCGTTGATTTTTTGTATAGTAATCCAGAAGTTGCCGTGGCTTGTGGTCGCCGGCGAGAGCTTTTTCCACAGCATTCTATTTATAATCAAATGTGCGATCAAGAGTGGAATACACCGGTCGGTGAAGCGAAAGCATGCGGCGGAGATGCTTTAATGCGTGCCGATGTAATGAAATTAGTAGGTGGGTACAACAATCATTTAATTGCGGGTGAAGAGCCTGAACTATGCATTAGGATAAGAAAAGCAGGTTATCGTATATGGCGAATTGATGCTGAGATGACTTTACACGATGCGGCAATTACAAAGTTTGGCCAATGGTGGAAGCGCGCTATGCGTACTGGATATGCTTATGCAGAAGGATCTCATTTGCATGGAGCTGCACCAGAATGTCACTGGGTTGCAGAATCAAGACGTGCTTGGATTTGGGGACTTTTGCTACCATTCTTTATATTATCAGCTTTCACTGTGAGTTACACTCTAGGTTTGTTGTTATTTTGTATATATCCCTTACAAGTGTTACGACTGACATTTAAAAATAAACAATTAAATAAAAGTGCATTCGTATATTCTTTTTTTATGATTATGGGTAAGTTTGCAGAAGTTATAGGCCAAGTTAAATTTTGGTCTAATAAATTCTCAAATAAAAAAGGTAAAATAATTGAGTATAAGTGA
- a CDS encoding 2OG-Fe(II) oxygenase produces MFQQATMPITMSDGVQLDVKEAQKYGENLSGDYCFAEPFPHIVIDNFLPEALIDKILENFPKEKLANDVVFEMGYAGLHKRQVAPADCNGFCREVFGFFNSLPMVQFLESLTTIQSLIPDPHFTGGGFHETSTGGKLGIHADFRVNEQLHLNRRINVIIYLNKEWNEDFGGKLELWDKSMQNKVHSIAPIYNRCVIFNTDADSFHGHPDPLATPENVKRRSLALYYYTASKRIYDESVSHSTMYKARANEDAATRREIRRSTIDNYLKDLTPPIFFRIFTRVRDKLGF; encoded by the coding sequence ATGTTTCAGCAAGCAACAATGCCAATTACGATGAGTGACGGCGTGCAATTAGACGTTAAAGAAGCTCAAAAGTATGGGGAAAATTTAAGCGGTGATTACTGCTTTGCAGAGCCGTTTCCGCATATTGTGATTGATAACTTTCTACCTGAAGCATTGATAGATAAGATTCTTGAAAATTTTCCTAAGGAAAAACTCGCAAACGATGTAGTGTTTGAAATGGGCTATGCAGGGTTACACAAAAGACAAGTAGCGCCAGCGGATTGCAATGGGTTTTGTCGTGAAGTATTCGGCTTTTTTAATTCTTTACCAATGGTACAATTTTTGGAGTCACTTACAACCATTCAATCTTTAATCCCCGATCCGCATTTCACAGGTGGTGGATTCCACGAAACTTCCACTGGCGGAAAATTAGGCATACATGCCGACTTTAGAGTGAATGAGCAGCTACATTTAAATAGACGAATAAATGTAATTATTTATTTAAATAAAGAGTGGAATGAGGATTTCGGTGGAAAACTAGAGTTGTGGGACAAGAGCATGCAGAATAAAGTGCATAGTATTGCGCCAATTTACAACCGTTGTGTGATATTTAACACAGATGCCGACAGTTTTCATGGGCATCCTGATCCGTTAGCTACACCGGAAAACGTTAAACGCAGATCATTAGCGCTTTATTATTACACTGCTTCCAAACGTATTTATGATGAATCAGTTTCTCATTCTACAATGTATAAAGCTAGGGCAAATGAAGATGCCGCGACTAGAAGAGAAATCAGACGTTCAACAATCGATAACTATCTAAAAGATTTAACACCACCAATTTTTTTTAGAATTTTCACAAGAGTGCGGGATAAGTTGGGGTTTTAA
- a CDS encoding GumC family protein produces the protein MANEYELTLGDYLSILKRRWLQMLVVFILILMAAVSVAVFFPPTYQSTGTILIESQQIPDDVVKATVTSYAGERIEVIKQRVMTRDNLYRIIQKYNLYPKKIDSETTSTLIDGMRESISVVLVNADVERSGGGRATIAFKVGFEYERPEVAHKVANEIVTLFLDENVKARTARATETTEFLTQEVESLRKELEGVENRVATYKQEHSNSLPEHMEMHMTLLQRAESDIKEVDRDYKSTQEELRYLDVELASAKANIKTNANGEVISPTSELEKSKAELERSLGLYKETHPTIRALKRKIEALENSTETKVDAKPVKSDIASDLVTAKVQAQIEAAKVRLNSLAQQRKSLESKVDQLQAQVTLSPQVERGLFTLMRDYENAKTKYEEVKSKQINAKIAENLEQENKAERFSMLEPPIFPDKPIKPNRKKIIALGFGGGLVGALALALLLESLDRRVRGVEALTSLINMRPLVIIPYISTNNELKRRKNFNKYILVSILATIIVSLLIIHFVFMPLDLLIVKLMARFA, from the coding sequence ATGGCGAATGAATACGAACTAACCCTTGGCGATTATCTATCTATTTTGAAACGTAGATGGCTACAAATGCTAGTGGTTTTCATCTTGATTTTAATGGCGGCAGTTTCTGTAGCGGTGTTTTTTCCGCCAACTTATCAGTCAACCGGCACTATTTTAATTGAATCGCAACAAATCCCTGATGACGTAGTTAAAGCAACTGTTACAAGCTATGCAGGTGAACGTATTGAGGTTATTAAGCAAAGGGTGATGACCAGAGATAATTTGTATCGCATTATCCAAAAATATAATTTATATCCTAAAAAGATTGACTCAGAAACTACCTCAACATTAATTGATGGTATGCGTGAAAGCATTTCAGTTGTTTTGGTCAATGCGGATGTTGAGCGCAGTGGTGGTGGCCGGGCGACGATTGCATTTAAAGTGGGCTTTGAATATGAAAGGCCTGAAGTTGCACATAAAGTCGCTAATGAAATAGTCACGTTATTTTTAGATGAGAATGTAAAAGCACGGACTGCGCGCGCAACTGAAACAACAGAATTTCTGACACAAGAGGTAGAGAGTTTAAGAAAAGAATTGGAAGGTGTAGAAAATAGAGTTGCTACTTATAAGCAAGAGCATTCAAACTCATTGCCAGAGCACATGGAAATGCACATGACTTTGTTGCAGCGAGCAGAGTCAGATATAAAAGAGGTTGATCGTGACTACAAATCAACGCAGGAAGAATTAAGGTATTTGGATGTTGAGCTGGCTTCAGCCAAGGCGAATATAAAGACCAATGCAAATGGTGAAGTGATTAGTCCTACATCAGAGTTAGAAAAATCAAAAGCTGAACTTGAACGTTCATTAGGTTTGTATAAAGAAACACATCCAACCATTCGTGCGCTTAAAAGAAAAATTGAAGCTTTAGAAAACTCCACAGAAACAAAAGTCGATGCAAAACCTGTTAAAAGCGATATTGCATCTGATTTAGTTACGGCTAAGGTTCAAGCGCAAATCGAAGCGGCAAAGGTTAGACTAAATTCCTTGGCGCAACAAAGAAAATCCCTTGAAAGCAAAGTGGATCAGCTGCAAGCTCAAGTAACATTAAGCCCTCAAGTAGAGAGGGGTTTATTTACTTTAATGAGAGATTATGAGAATGCTAAAACTAAGTACGAAGAGGTCAAATCTAAACAAATTAATGCAAAAATTGCAGAAAATTTAGAGCAAGAAAATAAGGCTGAGCGCTTTTCAATGTTGGAGCCGCCTATTTTTCCTGACAAACCGATTAAGCCAAATAGAAAAAAAATAATTGCATTAGGCTTTGGTGGCGGATTGGTAGGCGCGCTCGCTTTAGCGCTGTTGCTTGAGTCATTAGATAGAAGAGTACGTGGAGTGGAAGCTTTAACCTCACTGATCAACATGAGACCTTTAGTGATTATTCCTTACATTTCAACAAATAACGAATTAAAGCGTAGAAAAAACTTTAATAAATATATATTGGTATCAATATTGGCTACTATCATAGTCTCACTATTAATTATTCATTTTGTTTTTATGCCGCTTGATTTGTTAATAGTTAAGTTAATGGCTAGATTCGCATAG
- a CDS encoding serine O-acetyltransferase, with protein sequence MFNHIKQDLKNYQGNWAAQGFWVMLVYRFGRWRYTLNNAILRKFFSFLYKLLYKFAQIITGIELPCEVEVGENFLIDHFGGVVVSGYAKFGDNCRIRNGVVVGLKSVTDPCAPQIGNNVDIGAGAKLLGNIKIGNNVSIGANAVVLIDVPDNAIAVGVPAVVKMKKLS encoded by the coding sequence ATGTTTAATCACATCAAACAAGATTTAAAGAATTATCAAGGTAACTGGGCAGCACAGGGGTTTTGGGTGATGCTGGTGTATCGGTTTGGTAGATGGCGTTACACCTTGAATAACGCAATCCTGCGCAAATTTTTCTCATTTTTATATAAATTATTGTATAAATTTGCACAAATTATCACAGGCATAGAACTGCCTTGTGAGGTGGAAGTTGGTGAGAATTTTTTGATTGATCATTTTGGCGGCGTTGTGGTTAGCGGTTATGCGAAATTTGGCGATAACTGCAGAATTAGAAACGGTGTGGTAGTCGGACTTAAAAGTGTGACTGATCCATGCGCCCCCCAAATTGGTAATAATGTGGATATTGGTGCAGGTGCTAAACTGCTTGGCAACATTAAAATTGGTAACAATGTGAGTATTGGCGCTAATGCAGTTGTATTGATTGATGTGCCAGATAATGCAATTGCAGTAGGTGTTCCTGCGGTGGTTAAAATGAAAAAGCTAAGTTAA